The window TATATAAGCCCCTAGCGGAAAATGATCGACCTCGTATTATTGCACTTATTCAATTATACAAAAAAGCATATAGTATTTTGGCTTTAATCATTCTTATTCTTAGTCTAATTTTGTTTCCATTTTTAGACTTTTTTATTAGAGAAAGTGAAACTATTCCCTATTTAAGTGTTGCATATTTTATATTTGTTAGCAAAAATTTGTTTACCTACTTGAATGCACATAGAGTGTCTTTAATAAATGCTGATCAAAAGGGATATATTCTAACAAATATTAACACAATATTTCAGATAGTTATGACTATAGCAAAAATAGTGGTATTAATCCTAACAAAAAATTACCTTCTTTTTTTATTAATAGATTTAACTATTTTTGGAATACAAACAATTATTTATGGCCGTCTTGTTGGTAAAAGATATTCTTATATTAAGACTACAGAAAAACACTATTTAAATAATAGAGAGAAACAAAATCTAGTGAAAAATATTAAAGCTTTATTTTTACACAACATTGGTTCATTTTGTGTAAATGGAACGGACTATATACTTATTTCAATGTATGTTGGAATTGTTACTGTGGGGCAATATTCCAACTATACTATGATTTTAGGCCAGGTTACAGCTTTAATAGCATCAATATTAGGTGGAATTGGTGCGAGTGTGGGGAATTTAATTGCGGTTGAAAGTAAAGAAAAGAGTTTCTCAATATTTAATATAACTTATTTGGTTAACTTTTGGATTTATTCAATTAGTGTTATTTTTTTATATAATTTACTAAACCCTTTTATTAGATGGTGGCTTGGTGAGGAATATTTATTAGATTCATTAACATTTATTATTATTTTAATTAACTTTTATCTAATTGGCCTGAGGGGATCAATATCAACTTTTAAAAATAAGGCAGGAATATTTGTTCAGGACAAATATGTTCCACTTATTGAAGCTGTCATAAATCTAGCTGCGTCAATAATTTTAGTTAATTTTATAGGCTTACCGGGAATTTTTATTGGAACGCTATTAAGTACTTTGTGTATTGTTTTTTGGAATGTACCTCGTCTTGTATATAAATATGTTTTTAATGTTTCAGTATGGCTATATTTTAAAAAATATGTTTATTATCTGGTGCTTACAATTGTGGTTGGATTTGTTACAACATTCATATGTAAATCACTTATACCTAATGGAAATTTATTATCTTTAGTTGGAAAAGGAATTATCTGTATTGTTGTACCAAATATAATATATGTCGTACTCTTTTATAAGAGTCAAGAGTTTATTTATATAAAAACAATGTTAAGT of the Bacillus sp. 1NLA3E genome contains:
- a CDS encoding lipopolysaccharide biosynthesis protein, translating into MRLSNSLKNISTGILASIIIAILGFISRKIFLDSLGAEYLGINGLLTNILAMLALVESGIGTSIVYNLYKPLAENDRPRIIALIQLYKKAYSILALIILILSLILFPFLDFFIRESETIPYLSVAYFIFVSKNLFTYLNAHRVSLINADQKGYILTNINTIFQIVMTIAKIVVLILTKNYLLFLLIDLTIFGIQTIIYGRLVGKRYSYIKTTEKHYLNNREKQNLVKNIKALFLHNIGSFCVNGTDYILISMYVGIVTVGQYSNYTMILGQVTALIASILGGIGASVGNLIAVESKEKSFSIFNITYLVNFWIYSISVIFLYNLLNPFIRWWLGEEYLLDSLTFIIILINFYLIGLRGSISTFKNKAGIFVQDKYVPLIEAVINLAASIILVNFIGLPGIFIGTLLSTLCIVFWNVPRLVYKYVFNVSVWLYFKKYVYYLVLTIVVGFVTTFICKSLIPNGNLLSLVGKGIICIVVPNIIYVVLFYKSQEFIYIKTMLSRVIPRLKIKINSAS